CGCATTTCAGCAATAATAGCTATTACTAGTGAACCTAAATCGTTTTCTCCTTCCATACGTTGACGAACAAATATTTTGGCTGCTCTTTCGGCTATTTTGCCATTAACTATTTCGGGTAAAAACTCTTCATCTAACCAGATACGTAGAGAATCCCTGAGCCATGCTTCCTCTTTCTCAGGATGTTGTATGTCAGGTAAAGTTATAGGAGCGATTGGACTAGCAGAGTCTGTCATGGTAGTTAGTTTAGTTAAATTGGTATTTAAAAAGTCAATAATCAACTATGAGCTACTAATAGATTAATACAGGTAATTTTTAGTCTAAACATCTTTATTTAGAAATAGATGATTATAAAAGTATGGAAATTGATATTCCTGTAATTGTGGAAGGATACAGTCAGGGTTATTTTTTAATGGCGGGCGATGAGGGTCAGTTGGACTGGTATTCTAGTCGTCAGCGTACCCTTATTCCCTTAGACGATCGCTTTCACTATCCAAAATCTTTACAAAGAGTACTTAATCAAGAACGTTTTACTGTAGCGATTAACCGTGATTTTCCAGCAGTTTGTGAAGGTTGTAGCGATCGCGAGAGTACTTGGATTTCTGATGAGCTAATGGAGATTTATTTAGCTTTACATCAAGCTGGTTGGGCGCATAGTTTTGAGACTTGGCAGGGAGATGAGCTAGCAGGGGGAATATTGGGTATTGCGATCAAAGGCGCATTTATTGGCGAATCAATGTTTTATCGGATTACTGAAGGCTCGAAAGTGGCGATGGTAAAATTAGTTGAACATTTAAGGGCAAGAAAATATGTTGTATTTGATGCTCAATTACAAAACCCTCATTTAGAACGTTTCGGCTCGGTCATTGTTGCTTCAGAAGATTATCAGAAAATGTTGCACCAGGCTTTGATACGAGATTGCATTTTCCCCTAAGCTCATTAATTCTTTGCTCTACTTTTTATCTGCTATGGATATGTTGCCAAATACTAAAAAACGACCATGACATATGTGTCCATGAATCGCATCTTTCATTTAAATTCTTTGAAAATTTATTTAGTTTATTATTTAGTTTTTTTTAATTCTCTAAATTGGGTTGGAGAGGAGTAAATGTAGGCTAGGCTTTGATAGACCTCCTTTTTAGGACTTTAAAGACGTAAGTGTGAAACTAAACTAGCCTTCAAAATACTCCTATCCATTGTCTTTTCGCAAACTTAACGAGACTTCCCAATAAACTTATCCGTAGCTTCAAATTCGAGAGCAAAATGTTCAAGTAGTTTTAAATAGTTATAGTGTGAAGTTTATCGACCGCACAACAGCTTTTTTCAATATTCAGATTTTGGTAATTAGCCATATCTGGTAAAGATTGCGACTTGTA
The sequence above is a segment of the Pleurocapsa minor HA4230-MV1 genome. Coding sequences within it:
- the aat gene encoding leucyl/phenylalanyl-tRNA--protein transferase, which gives rise to MEIDIPVIVEGYSQGYFLMAGDEGQLDWYSSRQRTLIPLDDRFHYPKSLQRVLNQERFTVAINRDFPAVCEGCSDRESTWISDELMEIYLALHQAGWAHSFETWQGDELAGGILGIAIKGAFIGESMFYRITEGSKVAMVKLVEHLRARKYVVFDAQLQNPHLERFGSVIVASEDYQKMLHQALIRDCIFP